The sequence CTGCAAACCGCAATCTTACAATCGCAGTCACAACCTTGTACATCAATTTGGCCGTTTTTCTAACTTCCAATGGACGATCGACCACTGCCGACTCCGCCGAGCGAAGCCTCGTTCTCTTGGACCAGTTGACCAAGATAATTTCGAAGGAGAAGGACTCCGAAGCGGTTTATCGGGGCCTGGTGGCGCTTGGAACGCTTGTTATTGCACTGGGAGAGGAAGTAAAGGCCGCAGCAAAGGAGGTGTATGACCTTAACAAAACCTTGGCTGCGGTCATGAACACGGCTGCTGGAAGGGAACCGAGGGTAAAGGGGGTGATCAGTGAGATTAAGGATGCCATTTGAAAACACTGCTAAATCATGCTTCTGCTATTCTTCTATACTTTGGAAGTTTAGGCTATAGTGCTTCGACTAGACGTGACGGACATGAATAGCTTGATGACTAGCAGTAAATAAATGACATTTAACGACCAGTGACTAGCTTTTTATCCTCTGCTGTATTGAATTCATGTCCAAGCGTCTCATAGTTTCTCACTTCCCTCTACATCAATCTCCATGACTTGATCGATTCCTGGGTAGTCAGGTACATCTAACCCATATTTCTCCGCAGTCCCTTTCGTTAGAAACCGTCCCCCGATGAAATGCCTCCCTCTAAAGAACTTCACGCAGGGCTTCGGAGCCGTCAAGCTAACAAGCACTTCTGGCATAAACAGAGCCCCAGGTCCATCCTTTGGAGGACCAGTTTCAATGTCCCATGAACTGGGCGCGTCAACGGACACGACAGGTACTTTGGCGGATTCTATCTGGGAGATTATAGCGGGATACGGCTCACGTAGAGGACCGCCGAAGGAGAAACCAAAGATGGCGTCGACTATCAAGGTGGTGGTAGAAAGAGCGTCGGCAAAGTCATCAGTGAATGGGACTGAAAGGTTGTGGAGTTGGATCTTGAGGCGCTGTTTTTATTTGGTGCCAATTTGTTGAGTGACTCGCTTCCTAAGGGGAAGGGGATGCGGGGATGACAAGACTTACTTCATACAGCTCATTTTTGGCATGCTTGGGGTAATATATTGTTGGATTGTAACCGTAGTGAGCTAGATGACGGGCACAGACGAGTCCGTCTCCGCCTACAGAGGGGTGGGAATCCGCTTTGTTAGCATTGCGTCCAAGCGCCCGGGCGGGAAACTGGGGTGGTCAACGCACCGTTATTGCCAGGGCCGCAAACAATGAGCACATTTTTGCCTTTGCATGGTGGGTGAACTTTATACACTGC is a genomic window of Coccidioides posadasii str. Silveira chromosome 3, complete sequence containing:
- a CDS encoding uncharacterized protein (BUSCO:435471at4751~EggNog:ENOG410PJKF~COG:G~BUSCO:12095at33183) → MQRALRRSSQLTNSLFSSARRYRFMSTMALKTITAQNAAALDKDLMDSGAFSIDQLMELAGLSVSQAVYKVHPPCKGKNVLIVCGPGNNGGDGLVCARHLAHYGYNPTIYYPKHAKNELYERLKIQLHNLSVPFTDDFADALSTTTLIVDAIFGFSFGGPLREPYPAIISQIESAKVPVVSVDAPSSWDIETGPPKDGPGALFMPEVLVSLTAPKPCVKFFRGRHFIGGRFLTKGTAEKYGLDVPDYPGIDQVMEIDVEGSEKL